A part of Myxococcus landrumus genomic DNA contains:
- a CDS encoding DMT family transporter — translation MTPRWVLPVRYRGTPLLIFSSVLFAVMALCARLLSGRLSTGQVASGRFIIGLLFLALYFPMLRRKPRLGRLRLWALRGVFGGAAVYLYFMAIDQMTVGPAVLLNACWPIYAAIIGWMFLDERVTGTLLAGLVLTTVGAGLVMWSTFSEGVSLSMGVGAWAGMGSAVLGGAAVVVVRALRNESDAASVYLSFCLFGLLFSLPFALRDWRPLGWDVVLPLLGVGLTSVVAQMTFTYAFNYVTAVAGGVATQLTPVFSWVLGAALLDEAVSPLAVTGALVCMLGVLWGTGVLERMRAVGSRPTT, via the coding sequence ATGACACCCCGCTGGGTCCTCCCCGTGCGCTACCGCGGCACGCCACTGCTCATCTTCTCGAGCGTGTTGTTCGCGGTGATGGCGCTGTGTGCCCGTCTGCTGTCCGGCCGCCTGTCCACGGGGCAGGTGGCGTCCGGGCGCTTCATCATCGGCCTGCTCTTCCTGGCGCTCTACTTCCCGATGCTCAGGCGCAAGCCCCGCCTGGGCCGGCTTCGCCTGTGGGCGCTGCGAGGCGTCTTCGGCGGCGCCGCCGTCTACCTCTACTTCATGGCCATCGACCAGATGACCGTGGGGCCCGCGGTGCTGCTCAACGCGTGCTGGCCCATCTACGCGGCCATCATCGGCTGGATGTTCCTGGATGAGCGCGTGACGGGCACGCTCCTGGCGGGACTGGTGCTCACCACGGTGGGCGCGGGGTTGGTGATGTGGAGCACCTTCTCCGAAGGCGTGTCGCTGTCGATGGGGGTGGGGGCGTGGGCCGGCATGGGCTCGGCGGTGCTGGGCGGCGCGGCCGTCGTCGTGGTGCGCGCGCTGCGCAACGAGTCGGACGCGGCGTCCGTCTATCTCTCCTTCTGCCTCTTCGGACTCCTGTTCAGCCTGCCCTTCGCGCTGCGCGACTGGAGGCCGCTCGGCTGGGATGTCGTTCTTCCCCTGCTGGGTGTGGGGCTGACCTCCGTGGTGGCGCAGATGACCTTCACGTATGCCTTCAACTACGTCACCGCGGTGGCCGGTGGCGTCGCCACGCAGTTGACGCCCGTCTTCTCGTGGGTGCTGGGCGCGGCGCTCCTGGACGAGGCCGTATCCCCCCTGGCCGTGACGGGCGCCCTGGTGTGCATGCTGGGTGTCCTCTGGGGAACGGGCGTGCTGGAGCGCATGCGCGCCGTGGGCTCGCGCCCCACGACGTGA
- the uvrA gene encoding excinuclease ABC subunit UvrA, producing the protein MSEPDVISLRGAKEHNLKNVSLDIPKKKLVVFTGVSGSGKSSLAFDTLYAEGQRRYVESLSAYARQFLGQMEKPKYDTIRGLSPTISIEQKAASNNPRSTVGTVTEVHDYLRVLYASIGVQHCPNCGRKVGKQSAQQIVDEILKMPAGSKLQVLAPLVTNRKGEHKDLLTEAQKRGFSRARIDGKLKSLEERVELDKKTKHDIELVIDRLVLKADIKTRLTDSVETALREGKGTLIITDETGAATADRVMSELNACPACGVSFGDLTPASFSFNNPLGMCTDCNGLGTRPEMDPDLIVPDTSRSIRDGAIEPWASGMNRGEGWTADFVESLAKAFKIDLDVPYAKLSKRERETLMYGANGKSFNVTWGEGGNYKVEWEGLVERLMRNFKSTTSESRRTELQKYFSDKPCPTCKGERLRSESRAVKVHGHSIVALSRLTIADALAFLGAMALSEHERKIATELLKEIRSRLSFLVDVGLGYLMLDRTASTLSGGESQRIRLASQMGSELTGVIYILDEPSIGLHQRDNGKLLTTLKRLRDLGNSVIVVEHDEETMEEADWLVDFGPGAGELGGQVVSQGTPKQVMADENSVTGGYLSGRLEIEIPEQRREPNPKHQLVIQGAKENNLRDVDAVIPLGIFTAVTGVSGAGKSTLINEILFPALARHLYESREAPGKHKAVLGVEHLDKVIDIDQRPIGRTPRSNPATYTKLFDTIRDVFALTPEARAFGYGPGRFSFNVKGGRCEACEGDGVKLVEMHFLADVYVPCEVCGGKRFNEATLRVRYKGKNIAETLDMSVREAMEHFSAHKDIMRVLQTLSDVGLGYIRLGQPSPTLSGGEAQRIKLARELARVATGRTLYILDEPTTGLHFEDIRKLLSVLNRLVAAGNSVLVIEHNLDVIKSADWLIDMGPEGGAGGGQVMAVGTPESVAKVAGSHTGRYLAHVLGKSRRARVGKRVDGPAPLASGALR; encoded by the coding sequence ATGTCCGAGCCCGACGTCATTTCCCTCCGAGGCGCCAAGGAGCACAACCTCAAGAACGTCTCCCTGGACATCCCCAAGAAGAAGCTGGTCGTCTTCACGGGGGTCTCCGGCTCCGGCAAGAGCTCGCTTGCCTTCGACACGCTCTACGCAGAGGGCCAGCGCCGCTACGTCGAGAGCCTGTCCGCCTATGCCCGGCAGTTCCTCGGGCAGATGGAGAAGCCCAAGTACGACACCATTCGGGGCCTGTCGCCCACCATCTCCATCGAGCAGAAGGCGGCCAGCAACAACCCGCGCTCGACGGTGGGCACCGTCACGGAAGTGCACGACTACCTGCGCGTGCTCTACGCCTCCATCGGCGTGCAGCACTGCCCCAACTGCGGGCGCAAGGTGGGCAAGCAGAGCGCGCAGCAGATTGTCGACGAAATCCTCAAGATGCCCGCTGGCAGCAAGCTCCAGGTGCTGGCGCCGCTCGTCACCAACCGCAAGGGCGAGCACAAGGACTTGCTGACGGAGGCGCAGAAGCGCGGCTTCTCCCGCGCGCGCATCGACGGGAAGCTCAAGAGCCTGGAAGAGCGCGTCGAGTTGGACAAGAAGACCAAGCACGATATCGAGCTGGTCATCGACCGGCTGGTGCTCAAGGCCGACATCAAGACGCGGCTCACCGACTCCGTGGAGACGGCGCTGCGCGAGGGCAAGGGCACCCTCATCATCACCGACGAGACGGGCGCCGCGACGGCGGACCGGGTGATGAGCGAGCTCAACGCATGCCCCGCCTGCGGTGTGTCGTTCGGAGACCTGACGCCCGCCTCGTTCTCCTTCAACAACCCGCTGGGCATGTGCACGGACTGCAACGGCCTGGGCACTCGGCCAGAGATGGACCCGGACCTCATCGTCCCGGACACCTCGCGCAGCATCCGCGACGGCGCCATCGAGCCGTGGGCCAGCGGCATGAACCGCGGCGAGGGATGGACGGCCGACTTCGTGGAGAGCCTGGCCAAGGCGTTCAAGATTGATTTGGACGTGCCCTACGCGAAGCTGTCCAAGCGCGAGCGCGAGACGCTGATGTACGGCGCCAACGGCAAGAGCTTCAACGTCACGTGGGGCGAGGGCGGCAACTACAAGGTGGAGTGGGAGGGATTGGTCGAGCGCTTGATGCGCAACTTCAAGTCGACCACGTCCGAGTCCCGGCGCACCGAGCTGCAGAAGTACTTCAGCGACAAGCCCTGCCCCACGTGCAAGGGCGAGCGCCTGCGCTCGGAGAGCCGCGCGGTGAAGGTGCATGGCCACTCCATCGTGGCGCTGAGCCGGCTGACCATCGCGGACGCACTGGCGTTCCTGGGCGCGATGGCGCTGTCCGAGCACGAGCGGAAGATCGCCACCGAGCTCCTGAAGGAGATTCGCAGCCGACTGTCCTTCCTGGTGGACGTGGGCCTGGGCTACCTGATGCTGGACCGCACCGCGTCCACGCTGTCGGGCGGTGAGAGCCAGCGCATCCGGCTGGCGTCACAGATGGGCAGCGAGTTGACGGGCGTCATCTACATCCTCGACGAGCCCTCCATCGGCCTGCACCAGCGCGACAACGGCAAGCTGCTGACCACGCTCAAGCGCCTGAGGGATTTGGGCAACTCCGTCATCGTCGTGGAGCACGACGAGGAGACGATGGAGGAGGCGGACTGGCTGGTGGACTTCGGGCCGGGCGCCGGTGAGCTGGGCGGCCAGGTGGTGTCTCAGGGCACGCCCAAGCAGGTGATGGCGGACGAGAACAGCGTGACGGGTGGCTACCTGTCCGGACGCCTGGAGATTGAAATCCCCGAGCAGCGCCGCGAGCCCAACCCCAAGCACCAACTGGTGATTCAAGGGGCGAAGGAGAACAACCTGCGCGACGTGGACGCGGTGATTCCGCTGGGCATCTTCACCGCCGTCACCGGCGTGTCCGGCGCCGGCAAGTCCACGCTCATCAACGAGATCCTGTTCCCCGCGCTGGCCAGGCACCTGTACGAGAGCCGCGAGGCCCCCGGCAAGCACAAGGCGGTGCTGGGTGTGGAGCACCTGGACAAGGTCATCGACATCGACCAGCGCCCCATCGGCCGCACGCCGCGCAGCAACCCGGCGACGTACACGAAGCTGTTCGACACCATCCGCGACGTGTTCGCGCTGACGCCGGAGGCCCGGGCGTTTGGTTATGGCCCGGGGCGCTTCAGCTTCAACGTGAAGGGCGGCCGGTGCGAGGCGTGCGAGGGTGACGGCGTCAAGCTGGTGGAGATGCACTTCCTGGCGGACGTGTACGTGCCCTGTGAGGTGTGCGGCGGCAAGCGCTTCAACGAGGCGACGCTGCGCGTGCGCTACAAGGGGAAGAACATCGCGGAGACGCTGGACATGAGCGTGCGCGAGGCGATGGAGCACTTCAGCGCGCACAAGGACATCATGCGCGTACTCCAGACGCTGAGCGACGTGGGTCTGGGCTACATCCGCCTGGGACAGCCCTCCCCCACCCTGTCTGGCGGCGAGGCCCAGCGCATCAAGCTGGCGCGAGAGCTGGCGCGCGTGGCCACCGGCCGCACGCTCTACATCCTGGACGAGCCCACCACCGGCCTGCACTTCGAGGACATCCGCAAGCTCTTGTCCGTGCTCAACCGGCTGGTGGCCGCGGGCAACAGCGTGCTCGTCATCGAGCACAACCTGGATGTCATCAAGAGCGCGGACTGGCTCATCGACATGGGCCCCGAGGGCGGCGCTGGCGGAGGCCAGGTGATGGCCGTGGGCACTCCGGAGAGCGTCGCCAAGGTGGCCGGCAGCCACACTGGCCGCTACCTGGCACACGTGCTGGGCAAGTCGCGGCGCGCGCGCGTGGGCAAGCGCGTGGATGGACCTGCGCCGCTGGCGAGTGGCGCGCTGCGCTGA
- a CDS encoding POT family MFS transporter yields the protein MAESPAAKDNKFPPQIPFIIGNEACERFSFYGMRNILTMFLIQYLLLNEVPDPALRTAQGKSLMHTFMAGVYFFPLIGGYLADRFWGKYRTILWLSVVYCIGHGLLAVFENNATGFYTGLALIAVGSGGIKPCVAAMAGDQFNESNSHLVKKLFAIFYWTINFGSFFASLFIPLLLKNFGPSVAFGIPGVLMFIATIIFWAGRRHYVVVPPTGANPHSFLKVVVSALKNRGKPGHWLDGARAQHPEEAVEGAKAVFRVSGLMLPFVPFFWMLFDQKASTWVVQAASMDLNVLGFEFQPSQMQFVNPMLVMLLIPLLTGVVYPLSQRAGWELTPLRRMPLGLVFGAVSFIIAGFFQVAMEGGTVLNISWQILPYVVLTLGEILMSTTGLEFAYTQAPRQMKGTIQSVWLVTNTLANVAVAIAAALNVFSGSGQFFFYAGMALVAAVGMTLVARRYVVRDYYQTSATQASGEAAAPGITAKSA from the coding sequence ATGGCTGAGAGTCCCGCTGCGAAGGACAACAAGTTCCCGCCGCAGATACCGTTCATCATCGGTAACGAAGCGTGTGAGCGCTTCAGCTTCTACGGGATGCGGAACATCCTCACGATGTTCCTCATCCAGTACCTGCTCCTCAACGAGGTGCCCGACCCTGCCCTGCGCACCGCCCAGGGCAAGAGCCTGATGCACACCTTCATGGCGGGCGTGTACTTCTTCCCGCTCATCGGTGGCTATCTGGCGGACCGGTTCTGGGGGAAGTACCGGACCATCCTCTGGTTGAGCGTCGTGTACTGCATTGGCCATGGGCTGCTGGCCGTCTTCGAGAACAACGCCACGGGCTTCTACACGGGCCTGGCGCTCATCGCGGTGGGCAGCGGCGGCATCAAGCCGTGCGTCGCGGCCATGGCGGGAGACCAGTTCAACGAGTCCAACAGCCACCTGGTGAAGAAGCTCTTCGCCATCTTCTACTGGACCATCAACTTCGGCTCGTTCTTCGCGTCGTTGTTCATCCCGCTGCTCTTGAAGAACTTCGGGCCGTCGGTGGCGTTCGGCATCCCAGGGGTGCTGATGTTCATCGCGACCATCATCTTCTGGGCGGGCCGGCGCCACTACGTCGTGGTGCCGCCCACGGGCGCGAACCCGCACTCGTTCCTCAAGGTGGTGGTCAGCGCCCTGAAGAACCGGGGCAAGCCGGGCCACTGGCTCGACGGCGCCCGCGCGCAGCACCCCGAGGAGGCCGTCGAGGGCGCCAAGGCCGTGTTCCGCGTGAGCGGGCTGATGCTGCCCTTCGTGCCGTTCTTCTGGATGCTCTTCGACCAGAAGGCCTCGACCTGGGTGGTCCAGGCGGCGTCCATGGACCTGAACGTCCTGGGCTTCGAGTTCCAGCCCAGCCAGATGCAGTTCGTCAACCCGATGCTGGTGATGCTGCTCATCCCCCTGCTGACAGGCGTGGTGTACCCGCTGTCGCAGCGCGCGGGGTGGGAGCTGACGCCGCTGCGGCGCATGCCGCTGGGCCTCGTGTTCGGCGCGGTGTCGTTCATCATCGCCGGCTTCTTCCAGGTGGCCATGGAAGGCGGCACGGTGCTGAACATCTCCTGGCAGATCCTCCCGTACGTCGTGCTGACCCTGGGCGAAATCCTGATGTCCACCACGGGCCTGGAGTTCGCGTACACGCAGGCGCCTCGGCAGATGAAGGGCACCATCCAGAGTGTGTGGCTGGTGACGAACACGCTGGCCAACGTGGCGGTGGCCATCGCCGCGGCCCTCAACGTCTTCTCGGGCTCCGGCCAGTTCTTCTTCTACGCCGGCATGGCCCTGGTGGCCGCGGTGGGCATGACACTGGTGGCCCGTCGCTACGTGGTGCGCGACTACTACCAGACGTCCGCGACGCAGGCGTCCGGTGAGGCCGCCGCTCCGGGCATCACCGCGAAGTCGGCCTGA
- a CDS encoding peptide MFS transporter, which yields MQGTAAAGATRQGHPPGLYLLFFTEMWERMSYYGMRGLLVLFLTSTTMGGFGWSREDALGLYGTYTGLVYLTPIVGGFIADRFIGQRKAVVLGGVLMMIGHLVLAIPNVMMFYVGLGFLIVGNGFFKPNISTMVGGLYPQGDGRRDGAFTIFYMGINVGAMLGNFICGTLGETVGWHWGFGSAGVGMLLGLVAFVLLQKKYLGDVGLAPVKRAEPVVAREEAPKKAFTRDEIDRIVVIFIIAIFVVAFWAGFEQAGGLMNLFTNEKVDRTVFGQLVPTTWFQNFNSLFIVLLAPVFAALWSWLAARGKDPSIPVKMGMGLVFLSVGFVFMLGAAGQSDAGDKAAAHWVILAYLFHTMGELCLSPVGLSMVTKVAPHRIVSAMMGVWFLANAAANKLSGKIGAASGQLGEFDVFLYLGIGSGIAGAILIVVAPILKKMMHGTDQLKPTAPSGDTAQGGTAAAA from the coding sequence ATGCAAGGAACCGCAGCGGCGGGCGCTACCCGCCAGGGGCACCCGCCCGGGTTGTACCTCCTGTTCTTCACCGAGATGTGGGAGCGCATGTCGTATTACGGCATGCGAGGCCTGCTCGTCCTCTTCCTGACGAGCACGACCATGGGTGGGTTCGGGTGGAGCCGGGAGGACGCGCTTGGCCTCTATGGCACGTACACGGGGCTGGTCTACCTGACGCCCATCGTGGGCGGCTTCATCGCGGACCGCTTCATCGGGCAGCGCAAGGCCGTGGTGCTCGGTGGCGTGTTGATGATGATCGGCCACCTGGTTCTAGCGATCCCCAACGTGATGATGTTCTACGTCGGCCTGGGGTTCCTCATCGTCGGCAACGGCTTCTTCAAGCCCAACATCTCCACGATGGTCGGTGGCCTCTATCCGCAGGGTGATGGCCGCCGCGACGGCGCCTTCACCATCTTCTACATGGGCATCAACGTCGGCGCGATGCTCGGCAACTTCATCTGCGGCACCCTGGGTGAGACGGTCGGCTGGCACTGGGGCTTTGGCTCCGCGGGCGTTGGCATGCTCCTGGGGCTCGTCGCCTTCGTGCTCCTGCAGAAGAAGTATCTGGGAGATGTGGGCCTGGCCCCCGTGAAGCGCGCGGAGCCCGTTGTCGCCCGGGAGGAAGCCCCCAAGAAGGCCTTCACCCGCGACGAGATTGACCGCATCGTCGTCATCTTCATCATCGCGATCTTCGTCGTGGCGTTCTGGGCGGGCTTCGAGCAGGCCGGCGGCCTGATGAACCTCTTCACGAACGAGAAGGTGGACCGGACGGTGTTCGGTCAGTTGGTTCCCACGACCTGGTTCCAGAACTTCAACTCGCTCTTCATCGTGCTGCTGGCGCCGGTGTTCGCCGCGCTGTGGAGCTGGCTGGCTGCTCGCGGCAAGGACCCGAGCATCCCGGTCAAGATGGGCATGGGACTGGTGTTCCTGTCGGTGGGCTTCGTCTTCATGCTGGGCGCCGCCGGCCAGAGCGATGCGGGCGACAAGGCCGCCGCGCACTGGGTCATCCTGGCGTACCTGTTCCACACCATGGGCGAGCTGTGCCTGTCTCCGGTGGGCCTCTCCATGGTGACCAAGGTCGCGCCTCACCGCATCGTCTCGGCGATGATGGGCGTGTGGTTCCTGGCGAACGCGGCGGCGAACAAGCTGTCCGGCAAGATCGGCGCGGCCTCGGGCCAGCTCGGCGAGTTCGACGTGTTCCTCTACCTCGGCATCGGCTCCGGCATTGCTGGCGCCATCCTCATCGTCGTGGCTCCCATCTTGAAGAAGATGATGCACGGCACCGACCAGCTGAAGCCGACGGCCCCCTCCGGCGACACCGCGCAGGGCGGTACGGCAGCGGCGGCCTGA
- a CDS encoding ATP-binding protein, giving the protein MGGSEPPDNAPEVSVRTTSTLLLYFERTYGVERLKALWARHDVPLSLEYLRTHANYISLRFLERLATLLMEASGDARFMRNAGLFLATPEAMGFAYYLLRAFGSPRMCYLKTIELAPSYNRVGNFHVEQLEQKRLVLTYSSKIPETGRDICELRMGQFASIPTIWGLPPAEVRESECQVLGASVCRYHLTWTDPLTQWGHHLGLFLGTVGGLVAGSLGLAHPIFGAVSLAMAGFAAGGWWDGRRELRGKDEALRSQNQAVMGSLMELQQRYDEIFRANVALEDRVAERTQALKESNSKLEESLARQQELDRLKSEFFDNVSHELRTPLTLILLTLESLERRGAEDSSPEVVLQHVATMERSAQRLLRLINNLLDLAQMESGKARLRYAPLELFGFLSTVLPPFHTMAERQGVSLKLEGAAVAPVEVDHERMDIVFQNLLSNALKFTQTGGVTVRVSETEQEVLVDVEDTGQGISAQDTKVIFDRFAQADNSGTRRFGGTGIGLALVKETLELHEGGISVTSELGKGSIFHVRLPKGRAHIREELRERRRAEMPVRRERRSSGSFPSVDSGGAEGGRPSVSTVARDHAGPGPESPRILVVEDDPEIRGYIAGLLKQHFRVLEAVNGDEGRQRALAERPDLIVSDVMMPVMSGLQMLVALRESPQTVDIPVILLTARQEVSAKVDALGTGANDYLGKPFSPRELLARIETQLRLRDAAVRSAENERLAAIGLLTSGFAHEVRNPLNGLMNALTPLKEVMRDNTPDADLSRAMLEVMEECGQRIRHLAESLLSFTRTSDTPVLLSLDTLLDSTLGVLTWRVPSGVTVERSYECTVPVHGDPGSLNQVWLNLLDNALRAVGEHGRVQVATHRDGEDAVVTISDNGVGIRQEDMERLFQPFFSTRAAGEGTGLGLALSRRIVVRHGGRIQVRSTPGKGTQVEVRLPLRPPGRSSSGGGMDGQGEARVGRLG; this is encoded by the coding sequence ATGGGAGGTTCCGAGCCTCCAGACAATGCCCCCGAGGTCAGTGTCCGCACGACGTCGACCCTGCTGTTGTACTTTGAACGCACCTACGGAGTGGAGCGGCTCAAGGCGCTGTGGGCGCGCCACGACGTGCCGCTCTCGCTCGAGTACCTGCGGACGCACGCCAACTACATCTCGCTGCGGTTCCTGGAGCGGCTGGCCACGCTGCTGATGGAGGCCTCCGGGGACGCGCGCTTCATGCGCAACGCGGGGCTGTTCCTCGCGACGCCGGAGGCGATGGGCTTCGCGTACTACCTGCTGCGCGCCTTTGGCTCGCCGCGCATGTGCTACCTGAAGACCATCGAGCTGGCGCCCAGCTACAACCGCGTGGGCAACTTCCACGTGGAGCAGCTCGAGCAGAAGCGGTTGGTGCTCACGTACTCGAGCAAGATTCCCGAGACGGGCCGCGACATCTGCGAGCTGCGCATGGGGCAGTTCGCCTCCATCCCCACCATCTGGGGTCTGCCTCCCGCGGAGGTGCGCGAGTCCGAGTGCCAGGTGCTGGGCGCGTCCGTGTGCCGCTACCACCTGACGTGGACGGATCCGCTGACGCAGTGGGGGCACCACCTGGGCCTGTTCCTGGGCACGGTGGGTGGGCTCGTGGCGGGCTCGCTGGGCCTGGCGCATCCCATCTTCGGCGCGGTGTCGCTCGCGATGGCGGGCTTCGCTGCCGGCGGCTGGTGGGATGGCCGCCGGGAGCTCCGGGGCAAGGACGAGGCGCTGCGCTCGCAGAACCAGGCCGTCATGGGCTCGCTGATGGAGCTCCAGCAGCGCTACGACGAAATCTTCCGCGCCAACGTGGCCCTCGAGGACCGGGTGGCCGAGCGCACCCAGGCGCTCAAGGAGTCCAACAGCAAGCTGGAGGAGTCGCTCGCCCGTCAGCAGGAGCTGGACCGGCTCAAGAGCGAGTTCTTCGACAACGTCAGCCATGAGCTGCGCACGCCGCTCACCCTCATCCTGCTCACGCTGGAGTCCCTGGAGCGGCGGGGCGCGGAGGACAGCTCTCCGGAGGTCGTCCTCCAGCACGTGGCCACCATGGAGCGCAGCGCGCAGCGCCTGCTGCGGCTCATCAACAACCTGCTGGACCTGGCGCAGATGGAGTCGGGCAAGGCCCGCCTGCGCTATGCGCCCCTGGAGTTGTTCGGCTTCTTGAGCACCGTGCTGCCGCCGTTCCACACGATGGCGGAGCGCCAGGGTGTCTCCCTCAAGCTGGAGGGCGCCGCGGTGGCGCCCGTCGAGGTGGACCACGAGCGCATGGACATCGTCTTCCAGAACCTGCTGTCCAACGCGCTGAAGTTCACCCAGACGGGTGGGGTGACGGTGCGCGTGTCGGAGACGGAGCAGGAGGTGCTGGTGGACGTGGAGGACACCGGCCAGGGCATCTCCGCCCAGGACACGAAGGTCATCTTCGACCGCTTCGCGCAAGCGGACAACAGCGGGACCCGCCGCTTCGGCGGCACGGGCATCGGCCTGGCGCTGGTGAAGGAGACGCTGGAGCTGCACGAGGGCGGCATCTCCGTGACGAGCGAGCTGGGCAAGGGCTCCATCTTCCACGTGCGGCTGCCCAAGGGACGCGCGCACATCCGCGAGGAGCTGCGCGAGCGCCGCCGCGCGGAGATGCCCGTGCGCCGCGAGCGCCGCAGCTCGGGCTCTTTTCCCTCGGTGGACTCGGGCGGAGCGGAGGGCGGACGCCCTTCGGTCAGCACCGTGGCCCGGGACCACGCGGGGCCTGGACCGGAGTCGCCGCGCATCCTCGTGGTGGAGGATGACCCGGAGATTCGGGGCTACATCGCGGGCCTGCTCAAGCAGCACTTCCGCGTGCTGGAGGCCGTCAACGGCGACGAGGGCCGGCAGCGCGCGCTGGCCGAGCGGCCGGACCTCATCGTCTCGGACGTGATGATGCCCGTCATGTCCGGGCTCCAGATGCTCGTGGCCCTGCGCGAGTCGCCGCAGACGGTGGACATCCCCGTCATCCTCCTCACCGCGCGGCAGGAGGTCTCCGCGAAGGTGGACGCGCTGGGGACGGGCGCCAACGACTACCTGGGCAAGCCCTTCAGCCCGCGCGAGCTGCTGGCGCGAATCGAAACCCAGTTGCGTCTGCGCGACGCGGCGGTGCGCTCGGCGGAGAACGAACGGTTGGCCGCCATCGGCCTGCTCACCTCGGGCTTCGCGCACGAGGTCCGCAACCCGCTCAACGGGCTGATGAACGCGCTGACGCCGCTGAAGGAAGTGATGCGCGACAACACCCCGGACGCGGACCTGAGCCGGGCCATGCTGGAGGTGATGGAGGAGTGCGGCCAGCGCATCCGCCACCTCGCGGAGTCGCTGCTCTCCTTCACCCGCACGTCCGACACCCCCGTCCTCTTGTCCCTGGACACGCTGCTGGACTCGACGCTGGGCGTGCTGACGTGGCGCGTGCCGTCGGGCGTGACGGTGGAGCGCTCGTACGAGTGCACCGTGCCCGTGCACGGCGACCCGGGCTCGCTCAACCAGGTGTGGCTCAACCTGTTGGACAACGCCCTGCGCGCCGTGGGCGAGCACGGCCGCGTGCAGGTCGCCACGCACCGCGATGGAGAGGACGCCGTCGTCACCATCAGCGACAACGGCGTGGGCATCCGCCAGGAGGACATGGAGCGGCTGTTCCAGCCCTTCTTCTCCACGCGCGCCGCGGGCGAGGGCACGGGGCTGGGCCTCGCGCTGAGCCGCCGCATCGTCGTCCGCCACGGCGGGCGCATCCAGGTCCGGAGCACTCCGGGCAAGGGCACCCAGGTCGAGGTGCGTCTGCCCCTTCGCCCGCCAGGCCGCTCCTCATCGGGCGGTGGGATGGATGGGCAGGGGGAAGCTCGCGTGGGGCGGCTGGGTTGA
- a CDS encoding methyltransferase domain-containing protein codes for MNYIMESAEETRRLLLQEQVDDARSLLLATGLSPGDQALDAGCGPGGITRTMADIVGVTGGVTGLDMSDVRLSEAVQRCMGMSQARFIQGDIRRTGLPDAHFDYTWSQYVLEYLKDPEAAVAELLRVTRPGGRVVVSEIDGQGLNNWPMPEGLEEGARTFERGLASQGFDLFVGRKLFKVFRRLGLRDVRVHVVPQYIVAGVADGRFLDDWRTRFAALAPAVAPAFGSRAAYEAFCDDYLRMLEDPDTLKYSVLVITEGVRA; via the coding sequence GTGAACTACATCATGGAATCCGCCGAGGAGACCCGGCGGCTGTTGCTCCAGGAGCAGGTGGATGATGCCCGCTCGTTGCTGCTTGCCACGGGGCTGTCTCCAGGTGACCAGGCCTTGGACGCGGGCTGCGGGCCGGGAGGCATCACCCGGACCATGGCCGACATCGTCGGCGTCACGGGCGGCGTCACCGGCCTGGACATGAGCGATGTGCGCCTGTCCGAGGCCGTCCAGCGTTGCATGGGCATGTCCCAGGCCCGCTTCATCCAAGGGGACATCCGCCGCACGGGCCTGCCCGACGCGCACTTCGACTACACGTGGAGTCAGTACGTCCTCGAGTACCTGAAGGACCCCGAGGCCGCGGTCGCCGAGCTCCTGCGTGTCACCCGGCCGGGAGGCCGCGTGGTGGTGTCCGAAATCGACGGTCAGGGGCTGAACAACTGGCCCATGCCGGAGGGGCTGGAGGAGGGCGCGCGCACGTTCGAGCGCGGGCTGGCGTCACAGGGGTTCGACCTGTTCGTCGGGCGCAAGCTGTTCAAGGTCTTCCGCCGTCTGGGGTTGCGGGACGTGCGGGTTCACGTGGTGCCCCAGTACATCGTCGCCGGTGTCGCGGACGGCCGCTTCCTGGACGACTGGCGCACGCGCTTCGCCGCCCTGGCCCCCGCGGTCGCTCCAGCGTTCGGTTCTCGAGCCGCCTACGAGGCGTTCTGCGACGACTACCTGCGAATGCTCGAGGATCCAGATACGCTCAAGTATTCGGTGCTTGTCATCACCGAGGGAGTGCGTGCTTGA